In Arthrobacter sp. CJ23, the genomic window CAGCGATGACGTAGCCATACTCCCAATCGGCCATGGTGTCAGTTGCGTAAAGAACCACATTCTTCATTGTTGCCCTACCCCTAAATTTGACAGCGTCCTGTCATTATCACCTGATTGACAGCATGCTGTCAAAAGGCGTGTCCAGGCGGCTCGAGCATGAACGGGAATTGGTGGCGTTGAGGGCATACAGGCTGGTGCCCGGTATGCGATCGCTAGCCGGGCGTTCCGTCGCGCTCCTTCTGAGCGAGCTGCTGTAGTTGCCATTCATGCACGTCGGCCAGCCAATCCAATGTGGCCGATGGGCCGACCCGCGGGTCGTTGGTAACACCGCCGTCTCGCAGGTTCTGCACGTACGCGCGATCTTGTGTGATTCGTGCTCGTAGCTGCTCAGCTCCGCCTACTGAGCCGTGGCCGGGGATGACCACATCAACGTCGCCGGCCACGCTCTCGAGCAGCCGCAGCGCGGCGAGGTAGTCCTCGAGCGGGTCCGTGGCCTCCAGGTCGAGGAACGGCATCAGGATGTCAGAAAGCATGTCGCCGGCAACCAGGACGCCGCGCTCCTCGATCAACAGCGCCGCATGGCCCGGGGCGTGGGCCTGATGCTCGATGATCCGGACTTTGGGGCCCTCCCAAGGAATCTGCGCAGTACCGGCGGGCAGGCCGGTGATGAGACCGAGCAGATCCATCGGGATATCCTCGGCGTACTCCGGCGGTAGTACCTCGGCAACGCGGGCCTTCCAGTCCACATTCGACAGCAGGTCTTGGATAGAGGCCGCGCAGCGGGCTGTACCGTAACGGGGCGCGTCGCCGAAGTTCGCGTGCCAGAGAACGTGGTCCCAATCGGGATGCGTCGAGAAGCCTGCGACGACGGGCTGGCCCAACTCGCGAAGCTCGCTCGCGAGGGCCGCCATTTCGTCGCCCGTTATGCCGGGGTCGATGAGCAACACACCGTCCCGGCCCTGGACCACAATGGAATTGCTCTGGATGAACTCGCTCTCGTGAACTAGAACGCCCTCAGCGACTTGCTTCAGCATGAAGCCCCTCGGATTGTGGTTTGCAACCGCTTGTCGAGACGGTAATACCTGGCGGCAGAAGATTGCAAGCACTATCCCCCGACGGCACCACATGGTATTTGCCGAGTGGTCGCAGGCAGACAAAAATGAGGTCATGACAATCTTCCGGGCCGGACCCGAGCACGCCGAGATTGCAGGCCGGCTACTCTATGATTTCAACTCTGAATTCGAAACTCCGACTCCGGAAGCTGCCGAGTTCACGCGCCGCTTCACGCAACTGCTGGAACGCGACGACGTCATGGTGCTTCTGTCCGGCAATGTGCTGGATCCCACGGGGTTCGCCTTCCTGACGCTACGTCCGACCCCGTATTCCGACGGTCCACTCGCGCAACTCGAGGAACTCTATGTCAGACCTGAGCTGCGCGGCTCAGGCATCGGAACCGCCCTGCTGCAGGAGATTGACGCAAGGGTGCGCGAGGTCGGCTGCGAGGAGATCCACATCAACGTCGACGAGATCGACCATGACACGCGTCGCTTCTACGAGCGTCACGGCTTCGTCAACATCCAGCCGGGCGAAGACTATCGAATGCTCTGCTACCTCCGCGAGCTCTGAGCGGAGATCCTCCCGGTTCACCGGAGTGGTGAGATACACGGCCCTCGGCCAACCATTGACGCCGCCTGCCCCGGAAGATACAGTTTCCCGGGGCTCAGTTATACGCATAACCTACGCACTGGCCCACCTCCCGACGCTCCAAATGACAGGCTCCGCGATGACCCGCCCAGGCTTCAGGTCCGGCCCCACGATGCACGACGTCGCGGCCGCTGCCGGGGTTTCGCAGGCCACGGTCTCGCTGGTCCTCAACGACGCCGGCGGGGCCCGGTTCTCGGAGGAAACCCGCCAACGCGTGCACCAGGCCGCGGTCCAACTGGGCTACCGGACCAACGCCCACGCCAAGGTCCTGCGCGACGGCGTGGCCGGGATGATCGGCTTCGTGGGCGACTCCGTGGCAACCACGCCCTTCGCCGGCAAGATCATCGAGGGCGCCCAGGCCCGGGCCTGGGAAGCCGGCCTGCTGCTGCTCACGGTGAACACGGCGGGCGACCGGGACCTCGAAGCCGCGTCGCTGGAGGCCATGCTCTCCTACAAGGTGGCCGGGGTGGTCTACGCGTCCATGTTCCACCGCATCGTGGACGTGCCGCCCGTCCTGGGTGAGGTCCCCGCCGTCGTGCTCAACTCGCAGGACCGCGCCGGACGCTTCCCCAGCATCGCCCCTTCGGAGGAGCTGGGCGGTTACACCGCCACCCGGACGCTCATCGACGCCGGCCACCGCCGGATTGCCTTCATCAACATCGGGCGCGTCGAGGATGGGCTGCCGGCCGTCGTCGGGCGCCTTGCAGGGTACCGCCGCGCGCTCGAGGAGGCCGGGCTGCCCGCCCTGCCCGCGCTGTACAAGACCGGCGACGGGCACGAGGACGGCGGCTACCGCAACACCCTGGAACTCATGGCCGGGCCCACCCCGCCCACGGCCATTTTCTGCGGCAACGACCGCACGGCCTGGGGAGCCTACCAGGCGCTCGCCACGCTGGGCCTGGGCATCCCCGGCGACGTCTCCGTGGTGGGTTTCGACAACCAGGAATCCCTGGCACCGCACCTGCGGCCGGGCCTGACCACCCTGGAACTGCCCCTCCTGGAGATGGGGCGCCGGGCCGTTGAGCTGATCCTCGACGGCGCAGAGGCCACCGGCCGCACCGAACTTCTGGAATGCCCGCTGATCGAACGCGATTCCGTGGGCCCGCCAGCGCACCTCCCCAACCAACGAACAGGAACCGCATGACCGCCACCCCAACTTCCGCGCCCGAGCCCCTCGACGTCGTCGTGGTGGGCGAGGCACTGATCGACATCGTGCACAGCCCCGAAGGCCAGCGGGAGTACCCCGGTGGCTCCCCGGCCAACGTGGCCTACGGACTCGGCCGCCTGGACGTCAAGGCCGGGCTGCTCACCGCCGTTGGGCGCGACGCCCGCGGCCAGGCGATCGCCGCCCACCTGGAAAGCGCCGGCGTGGTGCTGCTTCCCGGCTCGCAGTCGCTGGCCCGGACGGCGACGGCGACGGCGGACATCGCCGCGGACGGTTCGGCCGAGTACACCTTCGAGATCGAATGGGACCTGGCCCCCATCGCCCTGCCATACGCCCCCAAGGTGCTCCACACGGGCTCGATCGCCACATTCCTGGCCCCCGGCGCCAGCGTGGTCAAGAGCCTCCTGGAGCAGGCGCAGGGCGGCTGCATGGTCACCTACGACCCCAACATCCGCACGGACCTGCTCGGCAGCCACCACGAGGCGCTGGGGATCTTCGAGGAGCTCGTGCCGCTCACCGACGTCGTGAAAATGAGCGACGACGACGCCCGCTGGCTGTACCCGGGCAAGGACCTTGAGGACACGGCCAGGCACATCCTCGGCCTCGGTGCGGACCTGTGCGTGGTGACCCGCGGCTCGGAAGGCTCGCTCATGGCCACGCCGGGCATGCAGCTTAACGTCCCGGCCATCCCGTCCGTGGTGGCAGACACCATCGGCGCCGGCGACTCCTACATGTCCGCGCTGATCCTCGGCCTGCTGCTGCGCGGCAGCGACGGCCTCGCCCCCACGGTCCTGGAACGGATCGGCACCACTGCCTCCATGGCCGCATCCATCACCGTGGGCCGGCCCGGGGCGAACCCGCCCACGCACCGGGAACTGCTCGCAGGGATGGCCAGGTAGGCTCGCGCCGAGCCGCGGCGCAGCCTCCTAGAGGGACCTGCGCCGCGTCAGCCCCACGCCGATCAGGCACACCACGCCGCCAATGAGCCCCCAGATCGACGGCACCTCGTTGAGCACGGCCCAGGAGATCAGGATGGTGGTGCCCGGCACCAGGTAGGTTGTGGCGGCAAGGCGGCCCGCCGAAATGAGCGACAGTGCGTACGCCCACGTGGTGAACGCGATCGCCGTGGGGAAGATGCCGAGATAGACCAGCCCCAGGGTTGCCGGCAGCGGCGCGGACTGGACCTCCATGACGAGCTGCCCGGTCCACGGCAGGCAGCACACCGCGCCCACCAGGATCCCGAACCAGGTGGCCTGCGCCGCCGTGAACTTGCGCAGCACCGGCTTCTGGATGATCACGCTGACTGCGGCGAGCACGGCGGCGAGGAGGCAGAGCAGCACGCCGGCCACGTCCGCCGTCGAGCGCTGGCCCGAACCGAGCGCAATCATCGCCACTCCGCCGAACGCCACCACACTGCCGATGATCAGCCAGCGCGGAAAGCCCTCCTTGAGCACCACACCGGCCATGACGGCGATCAGGATCGGCGAGACGTTGATCAGCATGGCGCTGGTGCCGGCGTCGAGCATGTGCTCGGCGGCGTTCAGCGCCACGTTGTAGCCGCCGAACCACATCACGCCATAGGCCAGGATGGGCCCCCACTCGCGCTTGCTGGGCCAGTGCTCGAGCGTCGGCAGGACCACCAAACCGAGGACGACGGCGGCGACCGCCAGCCGCCCGAGCGTCAGGGAGCCGGGGGAGAAGCTGGGGCCCACCGCTCGGATGCCCACGAAGGCGGAGGC contains:
- a CDS encoding MBL fold metallo-hydrolase, with the protein product MLKQVAEGVLVHESEFIQSNSIVVQGRDGVLLIDPGITGDEMAALASELRELGQPVVAGFSTHPDWDHVLWHANFGDAPRYGTARCAASIQDLLSNVDWKARVAEVLPPEYAEDIPMDLLGLITGLPAGTAQIPWEGPKVRIIEHQAHAPGHAALLIEERGVLVAGDMLSDILMPFLDLEATDPLEDYLAALRLLESVAGDVDVVIPGHGSVGGAEQLRARITQDRAYVQNLRDGGVTNDPRVGPSATLDWLADVHEWQLQQLAQKERDGTPG
- a CDS encoding carbohydrate kinase, whose product is MTATPTSAPEPLDVVVVGEALIDIVHSPEGQREYPGGSPANVAYGLGRLDVKAGLLTAVGRDARGQAIAAHLESAGVVLLPGSQSLARTATATADIAADGSAEYTFEIEWDLAPIALPYAPKVLHTGSIATFLAPGASVVKSLLEQAQGGCMVTYDPNIRTDLLGSHHEALGIFEELVPLTDVVKMSDDDARWLYPGKDLEDTARHILGLGADLCVVTRGSEGSLMATPGMQLNVPAIPSVVADTIGAGDSYMSALILGLLLRGSDGLAPTVLERIGTTASMAASITVGRPGANPPTHRELLAGMAR
- a CDS encoding DMT family transporter codes for the protein MKTTIPAEPGQPSKGLEERTIPAPAAPISKLGIAAVVVTVVLWASAFVGIRAVGPSFSPGSLTLGRLAVAAVVLGLVVLPTLEHWPSKREWGPILAYGVMWFGGYNVALNAAEHMLDAGTSAMLINVSPILIAVMAGVVLKEGFPRWLIIGSVVAFGGVAMIALGSGQRSTADVAGVLLCLLAAVLAAVSVIIQKPVLRKFTAAQATWFGILVGAVCCLPWTGQLVMEVQSAPLPATLGLVYLGIFPTAIAFTTWAYALSLISAGRLAATTYLVPGTTILISWAVLNEVPSIWGLIGGVVCLIGVGLTRRRSL
- a CDS encoding GNAT family N-acetyltransferase, with the translated sequence MTIFRAGPEHAEIAGRLLYDFNSEFETPTPEAAEFTRRFTQLLERDDVMVLLSGNVLDPTGFAFLTLRPTPYSDGPLAQLEELYVRPELRGSGIGTALLQEIDARVREVGCEEIHINVDEIDHDTRRFYERHGFVNIQPGEDYRMLCYLREL
- a CDS encoding LacI family DNA-binding transcriptional regulator produces the protein MTRPGFRSGPTMHDVAAAAGVSQATVSLVLNDAGGARFSEETRQRVHQAAVQLGYRTNAHAKVLRDGVAGMIGFVGDSVATTPFAGKIIEGAQARAWEAGLLLLTVNTAGDRDLEAASLEAMLSYKVAGVVYASMFHRIVDVPPVLGEVPAVVLNSQDRAGRFPSIAPSEELGGYTATRTLIDAGHRRIAFINIGRVEDGLPAVVGRLAGYRRALEEAGLPALPALYKTGDGHEDGGYRNTLELMAGPTPPTAIFCGNDRTAWGAYQALATLGLGIPGDVSVVGFDNQESLAPHLRPGLTTLELPLLEMGRRAVELILDGAEATGRTELLECPLIERDSVGPPAHLPNQRTGTA